The Lycium barbarum isolate Lr01 chromosome 12, ASM1917538v2, whole genome shotgun sequence genome includes a region encoding these proteins:
- the LOC132625092 gene encoding protein EARLY-RESPONSIVE TO DEHYDRATION 7, chloroplastic-like, protein MASQNPNSSRTSMYPRVVIDQNTPLPSSSRQNLYPTINMNDLVDQNTPEEKHYSPSAPPETIEETLLTIPGSILHLIDKNYSVELATGDLFLHRIRQGNNIVAVLVRVGNEIQWPLTKDLASVKLDDSHYFFSFQAPKDDDDESDKESNDSLNYGLTIASKGQEKLLRELDGILENYSNFTVQKVEEKVAVALGGPVDLKSEKKEVLEGRCAAYWTTLAPNVEEYNAKAAKYVASGSGHLIKGILWCGDVTADRLKWGNDVLKDKFKAGSKAEVSPETLKRIKRVKRVTKMTEKVAVGVLSGAVKVSGFFTRSVANSKAGKKFFSLLPGEMVLATLDGFSRICDAVEVAGKNVMSTSNTVTTEFVSHRYGEEAAKATTEGLDAAGHAFGTAWAVFKIRQALNPKSALKPTALAKSAAKAAAAAAKADKKAKSSK, encoded by the exons atGGCTTCACAAAACCCTAATTCCTCTCGAACCTCAATGTATCCTCGAGTAGTAATTGACCAAAATACCCCTCTCCCCTCCTCTTCGCGTCAAAATCTTTACCCAACCATTAACATGAACGACCTTGTTGACCAAAATACCCCTGAAGAAAAACATTATTCCCCATCTGCGCCTCCTGAAACCATTGAAGAAACACTCCTCACTATCCCCGGTTCCATTCTCCATTTGATCGACAAAAACTACTCAGTGGAACTCGCTACCGGCGATTTATTCTTACATCGTATCCGACAAGGCAACAACATTGTTGCTGTACTTGTTCGTGTCGGAAATGAAATCCAATGGCCCTTGACTAAAGATCTTGCTTCAGTAAAACTCGATGATTCCCATTATTTTTTCTCATTTCAAGCTCCTAAAGACGACGATGATGAATCGGATAAAGAATCAAACGACTCGTTGAATTATGGTTTAACGATTGCTTCAAAAGGACAGGAGAAGTTGTTGAGGGAACTGGATGGCATTTTGGAAAATTACAGCAATTTCACGGTGCAGAAAGTGGAGGAAAAGGTGGCGGTAGCATTGGGTGGACCGGTGGATTTGAAGTCGGAAAAGAAGGAAGTGTTGGAAGGGCGATGTGCGGCTTATTGGACCACGTTGGCGCCTAATGTGGAGGAGTATAATGCTAAAGCGGCTAAGTATGTTGCTTCCGGTTCGGGGCATTTGATAAAGGGGATTTTGTGGTGTGGAGATGTGACTGCTGATAGATTGAAATGGGGGAATGATGTTTTGAAGGATAAGTTTAAGGCAGGTTCGAAAGCTGAGGTCAGTCCTGAGACTTTGAAGAGGATAAAAAG GGTTAAGCGAGTGACAAAAATGACAGAGAAAGTGGCAGTTGGAGTCCTATCTGGAGCTGTGAAGGTTTCAGGATTCTTTACTAGGTCTGTTGCAAATTCCAAAGCAGGGAAAAAGTTCTTTAGCCTCCTGCCGGGGGAAATGGTTCTTGCCACTCTTGATGGATTTA GCAGAATATGTGATGCTGTTGAAGTAGCTGGAAAGAATGTGATGTCTACATCAAACACTGTGACGACTGAATTTGTTTCTCACAG GTATGGAGAAGAAGCAGCTAAGGCAACCACCGAAGGGCTTGATGCAGCAGGGCATGCTTTTGGGACTGCCTGGGCTGTGTTTAAGATCAGACAGGCACTGAACCCCAAAAGTGCCTTGAAGCCCACTGCCCTAGCCAAATCTGCTGCAAAAGCTGCTGCTGCGGCTGCTAAAGCTGATAAGAAGGCTAAGAGTTCCAAGTAG
- the LOC132624194 gene encoding uncharacterized protein LOC132624194, translating into MIQGFNQGGKRAIGVVKLEINMGGHDENKVVPSTYHQCFKYLENGVQKKIVANDEPFVETEAHFADAKFYLKNCVSKEFKVDNAMPIKKVGTAKMDDPTAGKVKVIVEKNQALNNVSKVPKVNMESSRNKNTSFLHYVPKAKTGEGHSSELQGNMLSGLTFPIKQIDAIKSSSKMVEGFFKSSNSHESLPEKRTDEGFDPNAYKLLAKAGYNPNEPSKLGKFLPEAVGKGSHGLNPTQRMMIEKGYAVKQSHEGLGYKQPSPVRISIRRASNNYITTKEESTASNQRLSVFDRLTNPTPRISVFDRLGPLKKKYKHQGNNRRMEAPVYAQNTTLHPRVEEKFVDIHACHHISFNDGDPQEDEDAEDAPPEFEEGVKTTIDALKEVNLGTGEDPRPTYVSASLNVDEENKYVELLMEFKDVFAWSYKEMPGLDPKVAVHRLAVKGGTRPVKQAQRCFRSELVPLIETEVNKLIEAGFIREVKDLNNACPKDEFPIPIPELMIDAMTGYEAMSFMDGSSGYNQIRMAPKDEELTAFRTPKGIYCYKVMPFGLKNAGATYQRAMQKIFDHMLHKNAECYVDDLVVKSRERNDHLKDLRLVFERLRRYQLKMNPLKCAFGVSSGKFLGFIVRQRGIEIDQAKVDAILKMPEPKYIHELKSLQGKLAYLRRFISNLAGRCQPFSRLMKKDIPFEWDQACVNAFESIKSYLMKPPVLVAPIPGKLLILYIAAQERSVGALLAEENDKRKENALYYLSRMMTPNEINYSPIEKLCLALVFSIQKMKHYFQAHVVRLVSKANPIKFVMSKPVLSDRLARWYLQFQKFEIVYISQKAAKGQVLADFLANHPIPDDWELFDELLDEDAMLMEIQPPWKMYFDGAAHCEGAGAGIVFVTSLGELQIFGDSKLVINQVLGSYEVKKPELLPYRNYAQKLIGWLGEVTIQHVPRKENKKADALAALASALVSPNQMQVVVCQRWVVPPPNECEEEVEHAITTLEVEIEDWRQPIIDYLCYGILLENLRRKTEIRRRAPRFLYYKNTLYRRSFDGVLLRCLGADESVQAMQEAHSGVCGAHQSGPKLHFHIKRMGYYWKTMVKDYLDYARRCKACQFHANFIHQPPEVLHPTVASWTFEAWGLDVVGPLPKSSGGHLYILAVTDYFSKWAEAVSLKEVKKENVANFIRVNIIYRFGIPRYILTDNGKPFDNKLMTKVCDLFGFKQRNSSMYYAAANGLAEEFNKTLCNLLKNVVSKSKRDWHERMEEALWAYRTTYRTPTQATPYLPVYVVEAVLPLERQIPSLRLAIQEGLTDEENARLRLEELEALDEKRLEAQQSLECYQARLSRSFNKRVRLRCFQVGDQVLVVRRPIITSHRSGGKFSAKWDGPYVVQEVYLSGAFKLVDSEGLRIGPINGKFMKRYYP; encoded by the exons ATGATTCAGGGATTTAATCAAGGGGGGAAAAGAGCTATAGGCGTTGTCAAGCTGGAAATAAATATGGGAG GCCATGACGAAAATAAAGTGGTTCCATCTACTTACCATCAGTGCTTTAAATACCTTGAAAATGGGGTCCAAAAGAAGATAGTTGCTAATGATGAGCCTTTTGTTGAGACAGAAGCACACTTTGCAGATGCGAAATTCTACTTGAAGAACTGTGTCTCGAAGGAGTTTAAAGTGGATAATGCGATGCCAATAAAAAAGGTTGGTACTGCAAAGATGGATGATCCAACAGCTGGAAAGGTAAAGGTTATAGTTGAAAAGAATCAAGCGCTTAATAACGTGAGCAAGGTACCCAAGGTAAACATGGAATCTTCAAGAAATAAAAATACTTCTTTTCTTCACTATGTTCCAAAGGCGAAGACGGGTGAAGGCCACTCTTCTGAGTTGCAGGGTAATATGTTAAGTGGGTTGACCTTTCCTATAAAGCAAATTGATGCAATCAAATCATCTTCAAAAATGGTGGAAGGATTTTTCAAATCATCCAATTCACACGAATCACTTCCAGAAAAGCGTACAGATGAGGGTTTTGACCCAAACGCCTACAAGTTATTGGCAAAAGCTGGATACAATCCCAATGAGCCTTCTAAATTAGGGAAGTTCCTACCAGAAGCTGTTGGAAAGGGAAGTCATGGACTAAACCCTACTCAGAGGATGATGATAGAGAAAGGGTATGCTGTCAAACAATCACATGAAGGTTTGGGTTACAAACAACCTTCACCAGTCCGCATCTCTATAAGAAGGGCAAGCAACAACTACATTACCACTAAAGAAGAGTCAACAGCGTCTAACCAAAGGCTTTCCGTGTTTGATCGACTTACCAATCCAACTCCAAGGATTTCAGTGTTTGATAGATTGGGACCATTGAAGAAGAAATACAAGCACCAAGGAAATAATAGAAGGATGGAAGCTCCTGTTTATGCTCAAAA CACTACGCTTCATCCAAGAGTTGAGGAAAAGTTTGTGGatattcatgcatgtcatcacatATCTTTCAATGATGGTGACCCCCAAGAAGATGAAGATGCTGAAGATGCACCGCCTGAGTTTGAGGAAGGGGTAAAGACGACTATTGATGCATTAAAGGAAGTTAATCTTGGAACTGGTGAAGACCCAAGGCCCACATATGTAAGTGCCTCACTGAATGTTGATGAAGAAAACAAATATGTTGAGCTACTTATGGAGTTCAAAGATGTTTTCGCTTGGAGTTACAAGGAGATGCCAGGATTAGATCCCAAAGTTGCAGTCCATCGTCTCGCCGTAAAAGGGGGTACTCGTCCTGTTAAGCAAGCTCAACGTTGCTTTAGATCTGAACTAGTTCCCTTGATTGAAACTGAAGTGAACAAACTCATTGAAGCGGGTTTCATTCGTGAAGTTAA GGATCTTAACAATGCATGCCCTAAGGATGAATTTCCTATTCCAATCCCCGAGCTTATGATTGATGCCATGACTGGATATGAGGCAATGTCTTTCATGGATGGTTCGTCTGGGTACAATCAGATTCGCATGGCACCAAAGGATGAAGAACTTACTGCCTTCCGCACTCCTAAAGGTATATATTGCTACAaggtgatgccttttggtttaaAGAATGCCGGTGCTACTTATCAACGTGCCATGCAGAAAATCTTTGATCACATGCTACATAAAAACGCCGAGTGTTATGTTGATGACTTGGTGGTGAAATCAAGGGAGAGAAATGACCACTTGAAAGATTTGAGATTGGTGTTCGAAAGACTTCGACGATACCAACTCAAAATGAATCCTTTGAAGTGCGCCTTTGGAGTTTCTTCTGGAAAGTTCCTCGGATTTATCGTCCGACAGCGAGGGATCGAAATTGATCAAGCTAAGGTCGATGCTATTCTGAAGATGCCCGAACCTAAATATATCCATGAGTTAAAAAGCCTGCAAGGAAAGTTGGCATACCTTAGGAGGTTCATCTCAAATCTGGCTGGGAGATGTCAGCCATTCAGTCGtcttatgaagaaagatattCCTTTTGAATGGGACCAAGCCTGTGTGAATGCTTTCGAGAGCATCAAATCTTATTTGATGAAGCCTCCAGTACTTGTAGCTCCCATACCTGGAAAACTGTTGATATTATATATCGCGGCACAAGAAAGGTCAGTAGGAGCACTTCTAGCCGAAGAAAACGataaaaggaaagaaaatgcACTTTATTACTTGAGTAGAATGATGACACCGAACGAGATAAATTATTCACCCATAGAGAAGTTATGTCTGGCACTTGTATTCTCAATTCAAAAGATGAAGCATTACTTCCAAGCTCATGTGGTGCGACTCGTCTCGAAAGCAAATCCTATCAAGTTTGTCATGTCCAAACCCGTCCTAAGTGATCGTTTAGCAAGGTGGTACCTCCAATTTCAGAAATTTGAAATTGTGTATATTTCTCAAAAGGCAGCAAAAGGACAAGTGCTAGCCGATTTTTTGGCCAACCATCCAATTCCAGATGATTGGGAGTTATTCGATGAGTTACTTGATGAAGATGCAATGCTTATGGAAATTCAACCTCCTTGGAAAATGTACTTTGATGGTGCTGCACATTGTGAAGGAGCTGGTGCTGGAATAGTGTTTGTCACTTCCTTAGGGGAG CTACaaatttttggagattccaagtTGGTGATCAATCAAGTTTTGGGTAGTTATGAGGTTAAGAAGCCAGAGTTGCTGCCATATCGCAACTATGCTCAGAAATTGATAGGTTGGCTAGGAGAAGTGACTATTCAACATGTTCctagaaaggaaaataaaaaggCTGATGCATTAGCAGCTCTAGCTTCCGCATTAGTATCACCTAATCAAATGCAAGTCGTCGTTTGCCAGAGATGGGTAGTACCACCACCAAATGAATGTGAAGAAGAAGTTGAGCATGCCATCACCACTTTAGAGGTTGAAATTGAAGATTGGCGACAACCAATAATTGATTACTTGTGTTATGGGATACTGCTAGAAAATCTTCGAAGGAAGACAGAAATCCGACGACGAGCCCCTCGTTTCCTTTATTATAAGAATACACTCTACAGAAGATCATTCGATGGAGTACTTTTACGTTGTTTGGGGGCAGATGAGTCCGTTCAAGCCATGCAGGAAGCACATTCTGGAGTATGTGGGGCGCATCAATCTGGGccaaaacttcattttcatataaAAAGAATGGGGTATTATTGGAAAACTATGGTGAAAGACTACTTGGATTATGCTCGAAGGTGTAAAGCTTGTCAATTCCATGCTAATTTCATACATCAACCACCAGAAGTATTGCACCCTACCGTGGCTTCATGGACATTTGAAGCTTGGGGTTTGGATGTTGTTGGGCCATTGCCAAAGTCTTCTGGCGGTCATTTATACATTTTGGCTGTGACTGATTACTTCTCGAAATGGGCAGAAGCTGTTTCTCTTAAAGAAGTAAAGAAGGAGAATGTGGCAAACTTCATCCGAGtcaatattatctatcgtttcgGCATTCCTCGATATATATTGACAGATAATGGCAAGCCATTCGATAACAAGTTGATGACTAAGGTCTGTGACCTTTTTGGCTTCAAGCAACGTAATTCTTCTATGTATTATGCCGCTGCCAATGGCCTCGCTGAAGAATTTAACAAGACACTCTGCAACTTGTTGAAGAATGTCGTCTCCAAATCTAAGAGAGATTGGCATGAAAGAATGGAAGAAGCTCTTTGGGCATACAGGACCACCTATCGCACACCAACGCAAGCGACTCCTTATTTGCCTGTTTATGTAGTTGAAGCAGTCCTTCCACTTGAGCGTCAAATCCCATCATTGCGGCTTGCTATTCAAGAAGGGCTCACTGATGAAGAAAATGCTAGATTGCGCCTCGAAGAATTGGAAGCTCTCGATGAAAAGAGGCTAGAAGCTCAACAAAGCCTGGAATGCTATCAAGCCCGTCTATCTCGGTCTTTCAATAAAAGGGTTCGTCTTAGATGCTTCCAAGTGGGTGACCAAGTCCTTGTTGTAAGAAGGCCAATTATTACTTCTCATCGATCTGGGGGCAAATTTTCTGCTAAATGGGATGGGCCATATGTTGTGCAAGAAGTATACTTAAGTGGCGCTTTTAAGCTTGTTGACTCAGAAGGCTTGCGAATTGGGCCCATCAATGGGAAATTCATGAAGAGATATTATCCTTGA
- the LOC132624806 gene encoding uncharacterized protein LOC132624806: MVNFRGYTSPSSKLKYLIIESNDGGAAVQTKLVVHTPLTGWYAGSWPPLRNSLHMLNWTSECKSTSTRTSQMWSLQAPNHRNANIASALPSLGRRIVRGEVRWGETVVFEGEYCHIPGYWEWAEDTLSRSQEVLSATDIYDAIYASLFTYDRNSNILQAFCEAWCPKMNTLLTSVGELSISLWDLHTLGGLPIGGHFYEEVIPEAKELTGVDTKNQRYISRVCEYLFTAFHYLQEGRSDNPRVSLSKWIQFWYKRALKYQPAPPRREKKSARFKSTHNLTGAIPKASQWSREEEAVFHKLGVKPAKRDETYLAAFLSCWLCAFVLPSEEGNFIRPGTFKIATMMAAKRKISLAVPVLASIYSNLNNISRSSRLDLIKVRFPIHYIYGWLAYYFKTHFVLVNGPSNPLMVAYSGEGAARYFEKKDARKRIHQGDNVAWTSTMLNNSEPYNYVDNNDAQELELNYFMSVRFGYLSLRDGNSVIIEPYSPHRFSRQFGFYQKIPGALANDYRSASLAKGLQFWRICVLSKSISCATFPPITPNVKKLFADDYRTWWLKTHGNFLDDYFQYLVDAAGPISNALLKGTHQGCTIAAPMADDSFLPEVILTEKCKGKGSQLLIKAPTECLDDQGHQGGRSSFLLSKAAQASNKRSSRGESDSSYEDRCWRKVRPRSEKLEDTNLAVVKIPDSVDSPSRTVTTLIRKPNSVGALRRGKSTESGESVSGADLIKSSSIAKAEQGTTSIFRDKVKEKLSSDLHKRTSAVVSVFDGKKVVLNYRKMFISNLWVVIRDKLSGSDVDRLPLLKKKSK; the protein is encoded by the exons ATGGTGAATTTTAGAGGCTACACTTCCCCCTCATCCAAACTTAAGTATCTTATTATTGAGAGTAATGATGGTGGTGCAGCAGTGCAAACGAAATTAGTGGTTCATACTCCCTTAACTGGATGGTATGCAGGTTCGTGGCCACCCCTTCGGAACTCGCTTCATATGTTAAACTGGACTTCAGAATGCAAATCTACTTCAACTCGAACTTCCCAGATGTGGTCTCTTCAGGCACCCAACCACCGCAATGCAAATATTGCAAGCGCGCTTCCAAGCTTGGGTCGTCGCATAGTCCGAGGAGAAGTACGCTGGGGAGAGACGGTAGTGTTCGAAGGTGAATATTGTCACATTCCAGGATATTGGGAGTGGGCCGAGGATACACTCAGTAGAAGTCAAGAAGTCTTAAGTGCAACAGATATCTATGATGCCATTTATGCCTCGCTTTTCACGTATGATCGGAATTCAAATATATTGCAAGCATTTTGTGAGGCTTGGTGCCCCAAGATGAATACACTCCTTACATCCGTCGGGGAACTATCTATTTCTTTGTGGGACTTACATACACTTGGAGGTTTGCCGATTGGAGGTCATTTCTATGAGGAGGTTATCCCTGAAGCTAAGGAACTCACAGGAGTTGACACGAAAAATCAGAGATATATTTCACGAGTTTGCGAGTACTTGTTCACCGCTTTTCATTATCTTCAAGAGGGCAGAAGCGATAACCCGAGGGTCTCTTTGAGCAAGTGGATACAATTTTGGTACAAAAGAGCTCTAAAGTACCAACCTGCTCCGCCAAGGAGGGAGAAGAAATCTGCGCGTTTTAAATCAACACACAACCTTACTGGAGCTATACCTAAGGCGTCCCAATGGTCAAGAGAGGAAGAAGCTGTATTTCATAAACTTGGAGTGAAGCCTGCAAAGAGAGATGAAACATATCTTGCAGCATTTTTGTCATGTTGGTTGTGTGCTTTCGTGCTTCCTTCCGAAGAGGGTAACTTCATTCGTCCAGGGACTTTTAAGATTGCTACTATGATGGCAGCCAAACGAAAGATTAGCCTCGCAGTGCCGGTTTTAGCAAGTATTTATAGCAATCTTAATAATATTTCCCGTTCGTCGCGACTTGATCTTATCAAAGTCCGTTTTCCAATCCATTATATTTATGGTTGGCTTGCTTATTATTTCAAGACTCATTTTGTGCTCGTAAATGGACCGTCTAATCCACTGATGGTGGCATATTCGGGAGAGGGTGCCGCACGGTACTTCGAAAAAAAGGATGCAAGGAAGCGTATCCATCAAGGAGATAATGTAGCTTGGACTTCAACTATGTTAAATAATTCTGAGCCTTACAACTACGTTGATAATAATGATGCACAAGAGCTGGAGCTAAATTATTTTATGAGCGTCCGCTTTGGATATCTCTCCTTGAGGGATGGAAACTCTGTCATTATCGAGCCATATAGTCCACACCGATTCAGTCGTCAATTTGGATTTTATCAAAAAATCCCAGGTGCTTTGGCCAATGATTATCGCAGTGCCTCATTAGCTAAAGGACTCCAATTTTGGCGGATTTGTGTGTTATCCAAGTCTATTTCCTGTGCGACTTTCCCTCCTATTACACCTAATGTGAAGAAACTCTTTGCCGATGATTACAGGACTTGGTGGTTGAAAACACATGGAAATTTTCTTGATGACTACTTCCAATATTTGGTGGATGCAGCTGGGCCAATCTCTAATGCGCTTTTAAAGGGTACACATCAAGGATGCACCATTGCAGCCCCAATGGCTGATGATTCTTTCCTTCCGGAGGTCATATTGACCGAGAAATGCAAAGGCAAGGGGTCTCAGTTACTCATAAAAGCTCCAACAGAATGTTTGGATGATCAAGGCCACCAAGGTGGCAGAAGCTCATTTCTGCTGAGTAAGGCTGCTCAAGCTTCTAACAAGAGATCGTCTCGAGGCGAGAGTGATAGCAGTTATGAAGATCGTTGTTGGAGGAAAGTGAGGCCGCGTTCAGAAAAATTGGAAGATACCAATTTGGCAGTGGTCAAGATTCCTGACAGCGTTGATAGTCCTTCAAGGACCGTGACAACTCTTATTAGAAAG ccAAATAGTGTTGGAGCATTACGACGGGGAAAGTCAACGGAGAGCGGTGAGTCTGTTTCTGGTGCGGACCTAATAAAATCCTCTTCCATAGCAAAGGCAGAACAGGGGACAACTTCTATTTTTCGTGATAAAGTGAAAGAAAAGTTGAGTTCCGACTTGCATAAACGTACATCAGCTGTAGTCTCTGTATTTGACGGAAAGAAGGTTGTCCTGAACTATAGAAAGATGTTTATTTCTAATCTTTGGGTTGTGATTCGAGATAAGCTTTCCGGAAGTGATGTAGATAGGCTTCCTctcttgaagaagaaatccaaGTGA